The Crassaminicella indica genomic interval TATAAAATAGATCATAAAAATATGACTTCTGCCAAAAGCAGAAGTCATATTTTTATGATATTTCTAAAATTATCCTTTCTAAAAATTAGCTAAACTACAAATACTAAGAGTAGCAATGAAATGAAAGGATGTATTTTATGAATACAAGATTATATGTGATTGCAATCGCACCGGGACTTGCATTAGCTTTAGGCATTTATCTGACAGATCGCTATGATAGAGAACCTGTAAATTTATTAACAAAGGTATTTTTTTTAGGAGCATTGTCTGTTATTCCAACAGCATTCGTAGAAAAAATTTTGTTATCATTAAACATATTTGGAGGCATTTTAGGTACAGCATACACAGCTTTTATAGTTGCTGGGCTTACAGAAGAATTTTTTAAAAGAGAGGTAGTATTAAGGACAGCTTATCGCCATGAGGCTTTTGATGAAAAACTTGATGGAATTGTCTATGCTGTTTTTTCTGCATTAGGTTTTGCTACAGTTGAAAATATTATGTACGTAGTATTTCGTTTTGCGACAAATCCTTATATAGGACTTTATCGAGGAATTTTATCTGTTCCTGCACATATGCTATTTGGTGTTACAATGGGGTATTATTTATCTTTGTCAAAATTTGCAAAGCATGAAGTATTAAGAAAGAGTTATTTAAAGAAGGCTTTGGCAGTACCTGTAATTCTTCATGGTATATTTGATTTTGTTTTGATGGCAAATATTCCTATGCTGATGATTTTTTTTGTACCATTTGTTATATATTTATGGGTGATTAATTTGAGAAGATTAAATGAATATACAAATGAGTCAAGAAGAATTTATGAAGGGTTAAGAGATCAAGATGATGAATTGTAAAGAATAAAAAAGATGGGAGTAGTATAGTATTACTCCCATCAAATATTATTTGATAGATTCCATTGCTTTTTTAGCAAATTTTGTAGTTACAATTTTTTCATAAGGAGCTCTTTTGTCTAATTCACCAGCTAATTCTATAATGTCCATCATATGATTTAATCCTTCTTCTGTCAGAATTAAATCAGGCTTCCATGTATCCTGCTCCTTATATCTCTTTGCAACTGCTGTAAGAATACTAATGTCTGCATCAGGAAACTGCTGTGAAATTGATTTAGCAATTTCTTCAGGGGTATGATTTTCTACCCATTTCATACCTTTATAAATTGCATTTGTAAATTTTTGTATTGTTTCTGGTTCTTTTTCTATGAAGCTTTTCTTTGCACAGTAGCAGGTGTAAGGAATATATCCTCCAGCTTCACCAATAGAAGCTACAATATAGCCGGCACCTGTTTTTTCAAGCTTTGAGGCAACTGGTTCAAACAATGTAACAAAGTCTCCTTCTCCACCAGTAAAAGCTCCTGCCATAACAGCAAATTGAATATCTGTACGTACATTTACATCTTTTCCAGGAAATACATTGTTTTTCTTTAGTACATATTCTAATGTCATTTCAGGCATACCGCCTTTTCGTCCACCTATAATGGTTTTACCTATTAAATCTTTAAAGGTAAAGCTAGGCATAGGTTCTCTTGCAACTAAGAAAGAACCATCTCTTTGGGTGAGTTGAGCAAAGTTTACTGCATAGTCATCTTTTCCTTGATTAAAAACATAAACAGATGCTTCAGGACCCATAAAACCTATATCTACTTGATTAGATAAAAGTGCGGTCATAGTTTTATCAGCACCTTGAC includes:
- a CDS encoding PrsW family intramembrane metalloprotease; translated protein: MNTRLYVIAIAPGLALALGIYLTDRYDREPVNLLTKVFFLGALSVIPTAFVEKILLSLNIFGGILGTAYTAFIVAGLTEEFFKREVVLRTAYRHEAFDEKLDGIVYAVFSALGFATVENIMYVVFRFATNPYIGLYRGILSVPAHMLFGVTMGYYLSLSKFAKHEVLRKSYLKKALAVPVILHGIFDFVLMANIPMLMIFFVPFVIYLWVINLRRLNEYTNESRRIYEGLRDQDDEL
- a CDS encoding ABC transporter substrate-binding protein, translating into MKAIKKIAIILSLLMLLSITFTGCGEKALTKVRVAEVTHSVFYAPQYVAISEGFFKEEGLEIELINGQGADKTMTALLSNQVDIGFMGPEASVYVFNQGKDDYAVNFAQLTQRDGSFLVAREPMPSFTFKDLIGKTIIGGRKGGMPEMTLEYVLKKNNVFPGKDVNVRTDIQFAVMAGAFTGGEGDFVTLFEPVASKLEKTGAGYIVASIGEAGGYIPYTCYCAKKSFIEKEPETIQKFTNAIYKGMKWVENHTPEEIAKSISQQFPDADISILTAVAKRYKEQDTWKPDLILTEEGLNHMMDIIELAGELDKRAPYEKIVTTKFAKKAMESIK